A genomic stretch from Lathyrus oleraceus cultivar Zhongwan6 chromosome 2, CAAS_Psat_ZW6_1.0, whole genome shotgun sequence includes:
- the LOC127117875 gene encoding uncharacterized protein LOC127117875, with the protein MKKKLDTRFPAARIKKIMQADEDIGKIAMAVPLLVSKALELFLQDLCDRTYDVTLKRGAKTMNAFHLKQCVQTFNVFDFLNDIVSKVPDLGGSVATADDQTVTKRRKVAEDDDNDSDEETKRNKMPEPAHTSGRGRGRGRGRGRGRGRANKTVDQEICSHVKFEDDSEALKQNGNHTQSNESSENVPEPDEVKPSSPVREPEEVKQSSPVRKPAVVRNFDLNLEPDENMDFSYTPTPVRSCSPRKPISEEKIEEYPGWSLSDMEKMAIDPIQLASLHNRIDEDMEDYDEEV; encoded by the exons ATGAAGAAGAAACTTGATACTCGTTTCCCTGCT GCAAGGATTAAGAAAATTATGCAAGCAGATGAAGATATAGGGAAGATTGCAATGGCGGTGCCTCTTCTAGTTT CGAAAGCACTAGAACTATTTCTGCAAGATTTGTGTGATAGGACATATGATGTAACACTTAAGAGGGGAGCAAAGACTATGAATGCTTTTCATTT AAAACAGTGCGTACAAACTTTTAATGTTTTCGATTTTCTGAATGATATTGTGAGCAAGGTTCCTGATTTAGGCGGTTCTGTTGCAACTGCCGACGACCAAACTGTCACTAAGAGGAG GAAAGTTGCTGAAGATGATGATAATGACAGCGACGAAGAGACCAAGAGAAATAAAATG CCAGAACCTGCACATACCAGCGGAAGAGGAAGAGGTAGGGGTAGAGGTAGGGGTCGTGGCCGTGGTCGTGCAAATAAAACTGTCGATCAAGAGATCTGTTCACATGTCAAGTTTGAAGATGATTCTGAAGCATTGAAGCAAAATGGCAACCACACTCAAAGTAATGAAAGCTCGGAAAATGTGCCAGAACCCGATGAAGTTAAGCCGAGTTCACCAGTTAGAGAACCTGAGGAAGTAAAGCAGAGTTCACCAGTCAGAAAACCCGCCGTCGTTCGAAATTTCGATTTAAATTTGGAGCCAGACGAGAACATGGATTTCTCATATACGCCAACTCCCGTCCGATCTTGTTCCCCTAGAAAACCAATTTCTGAAGAGAAGATTGAGGAATACCCTGGATGGTCCTTATCTGATATGGAAAAAATGGCCATTGATCCCATACAACTAGCCAGCTTACATAATAGGATTGATGAAGATATGGAAGATTATGATGAAGAAGTGTAG